The proteins below come from a single Leptospiraceae bacterium genomic window:
- the priA gene encoding primosomal protein N', giving the protein MIRYAEVAINLPIKDEDTLTYEIPYEMKNLEVGKRVEIEVRNKKMEGVVIEIHSLIPNYKTKFIQRVVDKEPIITTPQIELGKWMKDFYVSTLGESLYKMIPTGRRNISGEKLDIAAESKLLKLNPDQQKAYKNIRATFGTESTHLLYGITGSGKTEVYIHLMYDLLNNTDKSAIFLVPEISLTVQILKRLELIFGDQLAMLHSAMKVSEKFRNYQQILKGEKRIIVGTRSAIFAPVKNLGLIILDEEHDGSYKEHSNPRYHARQIAMQRSKMSLATVVLGSATPSIESFYHAKRGNISFHTMKERAKSAELSKVFLQEKKDDKDIISDTLLFKIKQRLDKKEQVVLLLNRRGHSPLIFSKAEKKMLECPNCSTNLCYHNKGKAICHLCGYNESYGKLSDRMNGEIELMGAGTQKLEEYLLEKFPTAIIERLDQDATKNKEILTDVIGRLIAHKIDILTGTQMIAKGLDASHVTLVGVINANTGLGLPDFRSSERVYSLLTQVSGRAGRSELKGEVIIETSNSTHPVIQFATRQNYDEFFEHEILVRRDLLYPPFCRLIRLLTRSKLETKSAESIEFIKKELDIRIAKSDLKDVIVLGPAPAPFYKIDSNYRNHIVIKCNSLQKLRDIIRQIKMLPLPAGVYLEIDIDPMDLV; this is encoded by the coding sequence TTGATTCGATACGCAGAAGTTGCCATTAACCTTCCGATTAAAGACGAGGACACTTTAACTTACGAAATTCCTTACGAGATGAAAAATCTAGAAGTAGGGAAGCGCGTCGAAATAGAAGTTCGTAATAAAAAAATGGAAGGCGTTGTAATCGAAATCCATTCGCTGATTCCAAATTACAAAACCAAATTCATTCAGCGCGTTGTAGACAAAGAGCCAATTATCACAACTCCACAAATTGAACTCGGAAAGTGGATGAAAGATTTTTATGTTTCTACACTTGGGGAGTCACTCTATAAAATGATTCCTACAGGTCGAAGAAATATTTCGGGAGAAAAATTAGACATAGCCGCCGAATCCAAATTGTTAAAATTAAATCCAGACCAACAAAAGGCTTACAAAAACATTCGCGCCACATTTGGGACAGAATCTACACATTTACTTTATGGAATTACAGGTAGCGGCAAAACAGAAGTATACATTCATTTGATGTATGATTTGCTGAATAATACAGATAAGTCGGCAATTTTTCTAGTTCCCGAAATTAGTCTTACCGTGCAAATCTTAAAGCGACTTGAATTGATTTTTGGAGACCAACTGGCAATGCTTCATTCGGCAATGAAAGTGTCAGAGAAATTTCGTAATTACCAACAGATTCTAAAAGGCGAGAAGCGGATAATCGTGGGAACCCGCAGTGCTATCTTTGCTCCTGTAAAAAATCTAGGACTCATCATCCTAGATGAAGAGCATGACGGTTCTTACAAAGAGCATTCGAATCCAAGGTATCATGCAAGACAAATTGCGATGCAAAGATCTAAAATGAGTTTAGCAACTGTTGTGCTTGGCTCAGCAACTCCGTCCATTGAATCTTTTTATCATGCAAAGCGCGGCAATATATCGTTTCACACAATGAAAGAAAGGGCGAAATCAGCGGAGCTATCGAAAGTTTTCCTCCAAGAAAAAAAAGACGACAAGGATATAATTAGCGATACACTACTTTTTAAAATCAAACAGCGACTAGATAAAAAAGAGCAAGTAGTTCTGCTTCTCAATCGTCGTGGACATAGCCCGCTTATTTTTTCTAAAGCAGAAAAGAAAATGTTAGAATGTCCGAATTGTTCTACTAATCTTTGCTATCACAACAAGGGCAAAGCCATTTGTCATCTTTGTGGGTATAATGAGAGTTATGGGAAACTAAGTGATCGAATGAACGGTGAAATTGAACTCATGGGAGCAGGGACACAAAAGCTAGAAGAATATTTATTAGAAAAATTTCCAACTGCAATCATTGAAAGACTCGATCAGGATGCAACTAAGAACAAAGAAATATTAACCGATGTAATTGGTCGCCTAATAGCGCATAAGATTGATATACTCACAGGAACACAAATGATTGCAAAAGGTCTTGATGCTTCTCACGTAACTTTAGTCGGTGTAATCAATGCAAACACAGGACTCGGACTTCCTGACTTTAGATCGAGTGAGAGAGTCTATTCCCTATTAACCCAGGTATCCGGCAGAGCAGGGCGCTCTGAATTAAAAGGGGAAGTCATTATCGAAACTTCGAACAGCACTCACCCAGTGATTCAATTTGCAACAAGACAAAACTACGACGAATTCTTCGAACATGAAATTCTAGTGCGAAGAGATTTACTCTATCCTCCTTTTTGCAGGCTCATTCGTCTACTCACTCGCTCAAAACTAGAAACCAAATCAGCAGAATCCATCGAATTTATCAAAAAAGAATTAGATATTAGAATAGCAAAATCTGATTTAAAAGACGTAATCGTTCTAGGTCCCGCGCCTGCTCCCTTTTATAAAATAGATTCAAACTATCGAAATCATATAGTCATCAAATGCAATTCTCTCCAAAAGCTAAGGGATATTATCCGCCAAATCAAAATGTTGCCCTTACCCGCAGGTGTTTATTTGGAAATAGATATTGACCCGATGGATTTGGTATGA
- a CDS encoding paraslipin, with protein sequence MDIVLIVFWIVFFLYIGFKFVRSVRIVAAQEVLIVERLGRYYETLNAGLHFLIPFVDKVTYAHTLKEQAIEVQPQICITKDNVQVKVDGVLYLQILDAQKASYGIEDYRFAAIQLAQTTMRAVIGTLELDKTFEARDSINHRIVEVVDNAAESWGIQVNRYEIQNLSPPKTVLEAMEKQKTAELNKKAEISLSEGDRDAKINRSEGLKQEAVNKSEGEKQKRINEAEGRAKEIESIAIATSKGIESVAEAISASKGKDAVKLQIVQSFIKEFSHLAKPNTEIILPMDLTNIESITSAVTKIIDSEKR encoded by the coding sequence ATGGATATTGTATTAATTGTATTTTGGATAGTTTTCTTTCTTTATATCGGTTTTAAATTCGTTCGTTCTGTTCGAATTGTCGCAGCACAGGAAGTGTTGATCGTAGAAAGACTTGGTCGATACTACGAAACACTCAATGCCGGACTTCATTTCTTAATTCCATTTGTGGATAAGGTTACTTATGCGCACACTCTCAAAGAGCAAGCCATTGAAGTGCAACCACAGATTTGTATCACAAAAGACAACGTGCAAGTAAAAGTGGACGGAGTGTTGTATCTACAAATTCTAGATGCACAAAAAGCAAGCTATGGTATCGAAGACTATCGATTTGCCGCTATTCAATTGGCTCAGACTACTATGCGTGCTGTGATTGGAACTCTCGAACTTGACAAAACATTTGAAGCTCGTGATTCAATCAATCATAGAATCGTAGAAGTAGTGGATAATGCAGCCGAGTCGTGGGGAATCCAAGTTAACCGCTACGAGATTCAAAACTTAAGTCCTCCTAAGACAGTTCTCGAAGCAATGGAAAAACAAAAGACTGCTGAGCTAAATAAGAAAGCTGAGATTTCTCTTTCGGAAGGCGATAGAGATGCAAAGATCAATCGTTCGGAAGGTTTAAAGCAAGAAGCTGTGAACAAGTCAGAAGGAGAAAAACAAAAACGAATCAATGAAGCAGAAGGTCGTGCGAAAGAAATTGAATCGATTGCAATTGCAACCTCAAAAGGGATCGAATCGGTAGCCGAAGCCATCAGTGCCTCAAAAGGCAAAGACGCTGTGAAACTCCAAATCGTGCAAAGCTTTATCAAGGAGTTTAGTCATCTCGCAAAACCAAATACAGAAATTATATTGCCAATGGATTTAACAAACATTGAGTCAATTACAAGTGCTGTTACAAAAATTATAGATTCCGAGAAAAGGTAA
- a CDS encoding pantoate--beta-alanine ligase, with translation MQIIKNKQELNKEIKKLKSNGKIVGFAPTMGFLHEGHTTLFTECKANTDITVTSIFVNPAQFNDIKDYEKYPRNTESDLKKCKEAGVDIVYLPEVEDIYPEGKIPDLTMKIPHLMKSLCATTRPGHFEGVLLVIANLFHSVEPDIAFFGLKDYQQFLIIKEFARATGFNMKVVGVETIRESDGLAMSSRNARLSKEDREAATLIPRAFKLCRDYIFARGRDPKKVRSIFSEVVLTSAKMRIDYIEILNAKDLSPLEELTGEVLIAVAIFCGEVRLIDNIRLTLV, from the coding sequence ATGCAAATCATAAAAAACAAACAAGAACTAAACAAAGAAATTAAAAAGCTAAAATCCAATGGTAAGATAGTTGGCTTTGCTCCAACGATGGGATTTTTACATGAAGGGCACACTACGCTTTTTACAGAATGCAAAGCTAATACTGATATAACGGTGACTTCTATATTTGTAAATCCAGCTCAGTTTAATGACATTAAGGATTACGAGAAGTATCCACGAAATACTGAATCTGATTTGAAGAAGTGTAAAGAGGCTGGTGTGGATATTGTCTATTTGCCGGAGGTGGAAGATATTTATCCAGAAGGAAAAATTCCGGATCTAACCATGAAAATTCCTCATCTCATGAAAAGTCTTTGTGCTACTACAAGACCCGGACATTTCGAAGGAGTGCTTCTTGTGATTGCTAATTTATTTCACTCGGTTGAGCCTGACATTGCCTTTTTTGGGTTAAAAGATTACCAGCAATTTTTAATTATAAAAGAATTTGCCCGTGCGACTGGATTTAACATGAAAGTCGTTGGGGTGGAAACCATTCGGGAATCGGACGGCCTTGCAATGAGTTCTAGAAATGCGAGGCTTTCAAAAGAAGATAGAGAAGCGGCTACTTTGATTCCGAGAGCATTTAAGCTTTGTCGGGATTATATCTTTGCTCGGGGCAGAGATCCGAAGAAAGTCCGCTCTATTTTTTCAGAAGTGGTTTTAACTTCAGCGAAAATGAGAATTGATTATATCGAAATCTTAAACGCTAAGGATTTGAGTCCACTCGAAGAATTGACTGGTGAAGTCTTAATTGCCGTTGCAATCTTTTGTGGAGAAGTGCGGCTCATTGATAATATTCGATTGACATTAGTCTAA
- the pdxA gene encoding 4-hydroxythreonine-4-phosphate dehydrogenase PdxA, with product MKNIFITEGDPTGISYEIFDETLDILKRKSKQFRFILISSQNEISSKAEKEFFSINSRVSIELALTDKANAKIISFKNTILNKKEAKELKLGKPSVLSGKVSFASLQTAIELQKKFGGDIITLPLSKEWVIKSGIKDFKGHTEVFATEYKKKTVMLMYGNHLKVIPLTTHIPLYKVSSELKKINLPAIVSAIQNSKLMHSPKIAFCGLNPHAGEDGKIGQEEIETIKPYIAEMKRLGLNVVGPIPADSLFIPEISKNFDLILACYHDQGLIPFKSMEGKNGINVTLGLDFLRVSPDHGTAFDIAGKKIANPGSLIQCIKVLTRHGIH from the coding sequence TTGAAAAATATATTTATTACAGAGGGAGATCCCACTGGGATTTCTTATGAAATCTTTGACGAAACTCTTGACATATTAAAAAGGAAGTCCAAACAATTTCGTTTTATACTTATTTCGAGTCAAAATGAAATTAGCTCCAAGGCAGAAAAAGAATTTTTCTCTATCAATTCACGGGTTAGTATAGAATTGGCTCTCACAGATAAAGCAAATGCAAAAATCATATCATTCAAAAACACGATTCTAAATAAGAAAGAAGCGAAAGAGTTAAAACTTGGTAAGCCCTCTGTTTTAAGCGGTAAAGTATCCTTTGCCTCTCTTCAGACAGCAATAGAATTGCAAAAAAAATTTGGAGGGGATATTATCACTTTGCCTCTCAGTAAAGAGTGGGTAATTAAATCAGGTATCAAAGATTTCAAAGGACATACAGAAGTATTTGCCACTGAATATAAGAAAAAAACAGTGATGCTAATGTATGGAAATCATCTAAAAGTCATTCCTCTGACAACGCATATTCCACTCTACAAAGTTAGTTCCGAGCTAAAAAAAATCAACTTGCCAGCTATCGTTTCGGCAATCCAAAATTCTAAATTGATGCACTCTCCTAAGATTGCATTCTGTGGTCTAAACCCTCACGCAGGCGAGGATGGAAAAATTGGGCAAGAAGAAATAGAAACCATCAAACCTTATATAGCGGAAATGAAACGGTTGGGGCTTAACGTTGTCGGACCTATTCCAGCAGATTCTTTATTTATCCCTGAAATATCCAAGAACTTTGATTTGATATTGGCTTGCTACCACGATCAGGGACTCATTCCGTTTAAGTCAATGGAAGGCAAAAATGGCATCAATGTTACACTTGGACTTGATTTTCTAAGAGTATCTCCCGATCATGGAACTGCATTCGATATTGCAGGAAAAAAAATAGCAAATCCTGGAAGTTTAATTCAGTGCATTAAGGTATTGACTCGACATGGCATTCATTGA
- a CDS encoding DUF1566 domain-containing protein yields the protein MEEVGYRIRKGKRISKSICLVFLLLFFSSCRPNLERSILEPLTLYNGLRCRINPSSCPPNGSFTLGGTIIGLTATGLILSSGTTPPQTVSPASGATSFQFTNLVASGSNYAVVVTTQPAGLTCTVASGSGTITAAVNSVAVSCVPTGTFTVGGTITGLTATGLVLSSGTTPPQTVSPALGATSFQFTNVVASGSAYAVTVSTQPAGLNCTVASGSGTISASVTNIAINCTESTIAAPIFSPVPGHYSTPQNLSLSTTTLGASIYLTTNGSDPTTASMLYSDTAFIWQQVGVTIKAIAVKSGLPNSPIATAEYSYSTLKTGQTASYAANDDGIFQQGVARSYTDNNDGTISDNATSLVWQKCLIGQTTASCIGSGTTMDWAIAQTTCSGLSTAGKSWRLPTYLELQTLGNYGANNPSMNSAFPNGAFTNWTITPVTTNAANAYSMNFTNMVSTSTPKNDNTLRTRCVSGSNRNSIANFVDNGNGTILDKLTGLTWQKCSIGQTNDATCTGAGTARNNSQGLTDCTGLALAGRTWRLPNMSELFSVLDTSVTVQPPINLTFFPNTPAGANYWTSTTVQGTATDGYLVSFNNAISTTSLKTGNNLIRCVSGP from the coding sequence ATGGAAGAAGTCGGATACAGAATAAGAAAAGGAAAACGTATTTCTAAAAGCATTTGTTTGGTTTTCTTGCTTTTATTCTTTTCCTCCTGTCGTCCCAATCTAGAACGATCCATTTTAGAACCACTTACTCTTTACAATGGACTACGTTGTAGAATTAATCCCAGCTCATGCCCACCCAATGGCAGTTTCACGTTAGGCGGAACCATCATTGGTCTTACTGCAACTGGGCTAATTCTATCTTCTGGAACGACTCCGCCCCAGACAGTTTCGCCTGCATCGGGTGCAACCAGTTTCCAGTTTACAAACCTTGTAGCGTCAGGATCAAACTACGCCGTTGTCGTAACTACACAACCAGCAGGACTGACCTGCACTGTTGCCAGCGGTAGTGGCACGATCACGGCAGCGGTCAATTCTGTAGCGGTCAGTTGTGTTCCAACTGGAACATTCACGGTAGGAGGCACCATCACCGGACTCACCGCAACTGGGCTAGTTCTATCTTCTGGAACAACTCCACCCCAGACAGTTTCACCCGCATTGGGTGCAACCAGTTTCCAGTTTACAAACGTTGTAGCCTCAGGCTCGGCTTATGCGGTTACTGTCTCCACACAACCAGCAGGACTCAACTGCACTGTTGCGAGCGGTAGCGGAACCATTTCGGCTAGCGTAACCAATATTGCGATTAATTGCACAGAGTCAACAATCGCAGCACCTATTTTTAGCCCAGTTCCTGGCCATTATTCCACGCCGCAAAACTTGTCTCTCAGCACGACAACACTGGGTGCTTCGATTTATCTTACAACGAACGGTTCAGATCCTACAACCGCTTCAATGCTCTATTCAGATACTGCGTTTATTTGGCAACAAGTGGGGGTTACGATTAAAGCAATTGCCGTTAAATCGGGTTTGCCTAATAGTCCGATTGCAACAGCCGAATATTCTTATTCTACATTAAAGACTGGGCAAACTGCTAGTTATGCGGCAAATGATGATGGAATTTTTCAGCAGGGAGTTGCTAGAAGCTATACAGATAATAATGACGGCACGATTTCCGATAACGCGACAAGTCTCGTCTGGCAAAAATGTTTAATTGGGCAAACTACTGCAAGCTGTATCGGCAGTGGTACGACTATGGATTGGGCAATAGCTCAGACAACTTGTTCTGGACTATCCACTGCAGGCAAATCATGGAGACTGCCTACTTATTTAGAATTGCAAACTCTAGGTAATTACGGTGCTAACAATCCGTCAATGAATAGTGCTTTTCCCAATGGGGCGTTTACTAACTGGACAATAACTCCTGTTACCACGAATGCAGCGAATGCCTACTCAATGAATTTCACGAATATGGTATCTACTAGCACACCTAAGAATGATAATACTTTACGTACCCGCTGTGTCAGTGGATCGAACCGAAACAGTATTGCAAATTTTGTAGACAACGGAAATGGAACCATTTTGGATAAGCTCACCGGACTTACTTGGCAAAAATGCTCTATTGGGCAGACTAATGATGCAACTTGTACCGGAGCAGGCACAGCAAGGAATAATTCTCAGGGTTTAACAGATTGCACCGGTCTTGCACTTGCAGGGAGAACTTGGAGACTCCCTAATATGAGTGAACTGTTCAGCGTCTTGGATACGAGCGTAACTGTTCAGCCACCTATTAATCTCACCTTTTTTCCGAATACTCCAGCCGGAGCTAATTATTGGACTTCGACCACAGTTCAAGGCACTGCCACAGACGGTTATCTTGTCTCGTTTAATAATGCAATCTCGACCACAAGCCTTAAAACTGGCAACAATCTAATTCGTTGTGTTTCGGGACCTTAG
- a CDS encoding SPFH/Band 7/PHB domain protein, whose product MSFLLIRLFLVVGILFLLVYFLTIVIVPETSFYIQERLGRYSRTLMPGFYFQIPFLDRVAFKMTRQEQTLIIKDLRCQTMDGVFVLIDSIFIFQIQDPVKAAYEAVDYVDVILYELHSHILAEIQNHQSDEILARRFGMNQSVVKHTSEPARKLGLKIIRFEIQQMRRDGKIT is encoded by the coding sequence TTGTCGTTTTTACTGATTCGTCTTTTTTTAGTTGTAGGAATTCTTTTTCTTCTAGTGTATTTTCTTACCATTGTTATTGTTCCTGAAACTTCTTTTTATATCCAAGAGCGGCTAGGCAGGTATAGCCGCACACTCATGCCAGGATTTTATTTTCAAATTCCATTTCTAGATCGAGTTGCCTTTAAGATGACTCGTCAAGAGCAAACTTTAATCATCAAAGATTTACGCTGTCAGACTATGGATGGCGTTTTTGTTTTGATTGATTCCATTTTTATTTTTCAAATCCAAGATCCTGTGAAAGCAGCCTATGAAGCAGTTGACTATGTGGATGTTATTCTATACGAATTGCACAGTCATATTTTAGCCGAAATTCAAAACCATCAATCTGACGAAATACTGGCAAGACGTTTCGGAATGAATCAAAGTGTTGTCAAGCATACGAGTGAGCCTGCAAGGAAACTGGGGCTAAAAATAATCCGCTTCGAAATCCAACAAATGCGTCGAGATGGTAAAATCACTTGA
- the mtaB gene encoding tRNA (N(6)-L-threonylcarbamoyladenosine(37)-C(2))-methylthiotransferase MtaB produces MENTVSFHTLGCRLNIFETDGLANSFSKLGIKIVKETEKPEIVVINTCTVTNRADSKNRNVIRNAIKNNPGSQIWVTGCYAETDKEVIEKIPGVTGVVGNTEKSKLPYLILEHKGSILESNVHTDRFSYSDVLPQNHTRAYLKIQDGCNRACSYCKIPQARGKGVSRKIEDVLDQVKFLQDNGVGEIILTGVNLGWFRDESNTKNFNALLRRILDTLEYSRLRLSSIEPSDVGHELAEITLHPRFCNYLHVPMQSGSSRILKLMKRSYTAETFHKRIATVKEKNPNLFIGTDIITGFPGETEADFKDSMKLASDLEIAKIHAFPYSSRKGTLAETLKDDVPKEEKKERVKQLNELSRERYKNFGMARFGKIREGILENDGTCLTDDYLKVRFDTDIKHFATGQFLNIRLDSYHEPTTELKEGHFLGSVA; encoded by the coding sequence ATGGAAAATACAGTTAGCTTTCACACCTTAGGTTGTAGACTAAATATTTTTGAAACAGATGGTCTTGCCAATTCCTTTTCTAAACTCGGAATTAAGATTGTCAAAGAAACTGAAAAACCTGAAATCGTAGTCATTAACACCTGCACTGTTACCAACAGAGCCGACTCAAAGAATAGAAACGTCATACGAAATGCTATCAAAAATAATCCTGGCTCTCAAATCTGGGTTACTGGCTGTTATGCCGAAACAGACAAAGAAGTCATCGAAAAAATTCCAGGCGTCACTGGAGTTGTGGGTAATACCGAGAAATCAAAGCTTCCCTATTTAATCTTAGAGCATAAAGGATCAATCCTTGAATCCAATGTTCATACTGATCGATTCTCTTATTCGGATGTATTACCACAAAACCATACTCGCGCTTATTTAAAAATTCAAGATGGATGCAACCGTGCCTGCTCTTATTGTAAAATTCCACAGGCAAGAGGAAAAGGCGTTAGTCGTAAAATAGAAGATGTATTAGACCAGGTAAAATTTCTACAGGACAACGGCGTAGGCGAAATCATATTAACCGGCGTAAATCTCGGATGGTTTAGAGATGAATCCAATACTAAAAATTTCAATGCACTGCTTCGACGAATACTAGATACTCTTGAGTATTCGCGGCTGAGACTTTCTTCGATAGAGCCATCCGACGTAGGACATGAACTCGCAGAAATTACTCTTCATCCTAGATTTTGTAATTACCTCCATGTTCCTATGCAAAGTGGAAGCAGTAGGATTTTGAAACTAATGAAGCGTAGCTACACAGCCGAAACCTTTCACAAAAGAATTGCAACCGTAAAAGAAAAAAATCCAAATCTATTTATTGGAACGGATATTATAACTGGATTTCCGGGCGAGACCGAAGCGGATTTTAAAGATTCAATGAAACTCGCAAGTGATTTAGAAATCGCCAAGATTCACGCTTTTCCTTATTCCTCAAGAAAAGGAACGTTAGCCGAAACTCTAAAAGACGATGTTCCCAAAGAAGAAAAAAAAGAAAGAGTCAAACAACTAAACGAACTCTCTCGCGAACGATATAAGAATTTTGGAATGGCTAGATTCGGTAAAATCAGAGAAGGCATCCTCGAAAATGATGGAACCTGTTTGACAGACGACTATTTAAAAGTTCGCTTCGATACTGATATAAAACATTTTGCTACAGGACAATTCTTAAACATAAGACTGGACTCTTACCACGAACCAACAACCGAACTAAAAGAAGGTCACTTCTTAGGCTCGGTTGCTTAG
- a CDS encoding NfeD family protein, with the protein MECILNPGVPCDNIMNYAYVIWLIVGVLLITLEFLIPGVFIVFFGIGALVAGGFHYLFNFGIGMQIAIWIASSFAVILFGAKFLKDLFPSDQSYEPTMVENVNGRFVLVIKNVHVGKKGGRISFQGTDWDALSTDVEIPKGSYAKIVMRDNITYQVQSATEDEIQAYLNSIKKVEEED; encoded by the coding sequence ATGGAATGTATCTTAAATCCCGGCGTCCCCTGTGATAATATTATGAACTATGCCTATGTGATTTGGCTTATCGTGGGAGTTCTTTTGATTACTTTGGAATTTTTAATTCCAGGTGTGTTCATTGTCTTCTTTGGAATCGGTGCGTTAGTTGCTGGAGGGTTTCATTATCTGTTCAATTTTGGAATCGGAATGCAGATTGCGATTTGGATTGCCTCCTCGTTTGCCGTTATACTCTTTGGTGCGAAGTTTCTAAAGGATTTATTTCCATCCGATCAATCCTATGAGCCTACAATGGTTGAGAATGTAAATGGTAGATTTGTATTGGTTATTAAAAATGTCCATGTAGGAAAGAAAGGTGGTAGAATTTCCTTTCAAGGAACTGATTGGGATGCTCTTTCGACTGACGTTGAAATTCCCAAAGGGAGCTATGCAAAAATAGTGATGCGAGATAATATCACCTATCAAGTTCAGAGCGCGACCGAAGATGAAATTCAAGCCTATTTGAATTCTATTAAGAAAGTAGAAGAGGAAGATTGA
- a CDS encoding paraslipin, whose product MGATFTVIFIIAIIFVYKTFIIVPEQYAYIKERWGKYQDPPLKPGFHFLIPIMDRIHYEHSLKEVAYDVPPQECITKDNVSVEVDGILYIKILDPAKTSYGIDNYLLATTQLAKTTLRSEIGKLNLDDTFSERESINQNVVRQVDHATDAWGIKVTRYEIKNITPPKQVLHSMEQQMRAEREKRAEITISEGEKAARINRSLGERKEAINISEGEKQKRINEAEGRAIEIEMIATATATGIKAVAEAIAKKGGDDAVDLQITQGYLESFGKILVSSKTTVLPSNMANIVGAFEGLSKVTGSFPGGKTIEVKGDKK is encoded by the coding sequence ATGGGCGCGACTTTTACAGTAATTTTTATCATTGCGATTATCTTTGTCTATAAGACTTTCATAATCGTTCCAGAGCAATATGCTTATATCAAAGAGCGTTGGGGCAAATACCAGGATCCACCACTTAAACCGGGATTTCATTTTTTAATTCCTATCATGGATCGAATTCATTACGAGCATAGTTTGAAAGAGGTGGCGTATGACGTTCCCCCACAGGAATGTATCACCAAAGACAACGTCTCTGTAGAAGTAGATGGAATCTTATACATCAAGATTCTAGATCCCGCTAAAACTTCTTACGGAATCGACAACTACTTATTAGCCACAACTCAGCTTGCAAAGACCACTCTTCGTTCTGAAATAGGAAAGCTTAACCTCGATGATACTTTTTCAGAAAGAGAATCCATCAATCAAAACGTAGTCAGACAAGTAGACCATGCTACAGATGCGTGGGGAATCAAAGTTACCCGCTACGAAATTAAAAACATCACTCCACCAAAGCAAGTTCTTCATTCTATGGAGCAACAAATGCGTGCAGAAAGAGAAAAGCGCGCAGAGATCACTATCTCAGAAGGAGAAAAGGCAGCTCGTATTAACAGATCTCTCGGAGAAAGAAAAGAAGCAATCAATATCTCGGAAGGGGAAAAACAAAAGCGTATTAACGAAGCAGAAGGACGAGCAATTGAGATCGAAATGATTGCAACGGCTACCGCAACAGGAATTAAAGCAGTAGCTGAGGCGATTGCGAAAAAGGGCGGGGACGATGCAGTTGATTTGCAGATAACACAGGGTTACCTCGAATCCTTCGGTAAAATTTTAGTCAGTTCAAAAACCACTGTTCTTCCTTCTAATATGGCCAATATTGTAGGAGCCTTTGAAGGCTTATCAAAAGTAACCGGTTCTTTTCCAGGCGGAAAGACTATCGAAGTAAAGGGAGATAAAAAATAA